Proteins from one Podospora pseudoanserina strain CBS 124.78 chromosome 1, whole genome shotgun sequence genomic window:
- the PEX13 gene encoding Peroxisomal membrane protein PAS20 (EggNog:ENOG503NVUD; COG:U): MASPPKPWERPGAASGTTATLSSPSSAAPAATTTATPNALSNPAMATSTTTASGTPPIPPVPASLTSSVTQNAAAYSRPYAASPYGGGYGSAYSSPYSSPYNRYGAMGGMGGYGGYGSSMYGGMGGYGGGMYGGGMYGGGMPGDPNNPESLTNRFNMSTQATFQMLEGIVGAFGGFAQMLESTYMATHSSFFAMVSVAEQFGNLRDTLGSVLGIFTLMRWIRTLIARITGRPPPVDATALTPAAFARFEGRKLPDGSAPPKPSRKPLFFFLLAAFGLPMIMSRIIRGLAASAEEEERKRQIMAAQQVVDPNNLVFCRVLYDFTPANSGPAAVQGVDIQVHKGDFVAVLSKSDPMGNPSEWWKCRARDGRIGYLPANFLEVMRKPNEPIAAIKNTPASESSRTSSLTSSVSAPGTLSTNPLKAPPMPTTKVGDVTVESFQKSTFQS, encoded by the exons ATGGCATCGCCGCCAAAACCGTGGGAAAGACCAGGCGCAGCGTCTGGAACGACTG CAACtctttcttccccatcctcagCCGCTCCAGCTGCGACAACAACTGCGACTCCCAACGCACTTTCCAATCCCGCCATGGCGacttccaccacaaccgcgTCCGGTACCCCGCCGATACCGCCAGTTCCGGCCTCTCTGACCTCTTCGGTCACACAGAACGCGGCTGCTTACAGCAGGCCATACGCCGCCTCGCCCTATGGCGGAGGTTACGGTTCAGCCTACTCGTCGCCCTACTCATCACCATACAACAGATATGGCGCTATGGGCGGTATGGGTGGTTATGGGGGCTATGGAAGTAGCATGTATGGAGGCATGGGTGGATATGGTGGCGGCATGTACGGAGGAGGCATGTACGGGGGCGGGATGCCAGGAGACCCAAACAACCCGGAGAGTCTCACCAACCGCTTCAACATGAGCACCCAGGCCACCTTCCAGATGCTCGAAGGCATTGTGGGCGCTTTCGGAGGATTTGCCCAGATGCTGGAGAGCACTTACATGGCCACGCATTCCAGCTTCTTCG CTATGGTATCTGTGGCCGAACAGTTTGGAAATCTACGTGACACCCTCGGCTCAGTCTTGGGTATCTTTACCCTGATGCGTTGGATTCGCACCCTGATCGCCAGGATTACAGGCAGACCCCCACCGGTGGATGCCACAGCCCTCACGCCCGCTGCGTTCGCCCGCTTCGAGGGCCGCAAGCTTCCCGACGGCAGCGCCCCACCCAAGCCCAGCCGCAagcctctcttcttcttcctcctcgccgccttcgGCCTTCCGATGATCATGAGCAGGATTATCCGAGGGCTGGCTGCCAgcgctgaagaagaggagcgcAAGCGCCAAATCATGGCTGCTCAGCAAGTTGTTGACCCCAACAATCTTGTCTTCTGCCGCGTGCTCTACGACTTTACCCCTGCCAATAGCGGTCCGGCTGCCGTTCAGGGAGTCGATATCCAGGTGCACAAGGGCGACTTTGTTGCAGTCCTGAGCAAGAGTGATCCCATGGGCAACCCAAGCGAGTGGTGGAAGTGCCGCGCTCGCGATGGAAGAATTGGATATCTCCCTGCGAATTTCCTCGAAGTTATGCGCAAGCCCAACGAGCCCATcgctgccatcaagaacaCCCCCGCCAGCGAGAGCAGTAGAACTAGctccttgaccagctccGTCAGCGCCCCTGGCACGCTCAGCACGAACCCCCTGAAGGCCCCCCCGATGCCGACAACCAAGGTTGGCGACGTGACCGTGGAGAGCTTCCAGAAGTCAACGTTCCAATCTTAG
- the TOA1 gene encoding transcription factor IIA subunit alpha (BUSCO:EOG092651HW; COG:K; EggNog:ENOG503P5JD) — protein sequence MSNVHVGQVYEAVIQGVIDAVRVDFEENGVEDGVLEDLKKKWQMKLSQLNVAQFPWDPKPEQPAPPAQPAAPPAPAPQAAPPPQAAYTQSTLSPQTSAQPLSLPNINQPHSNGVPVKQEPGLVRSEPVAIKQEPGAGSQPVHPGYHNASHPSLPTVNPSIAATRAVQALQNKYGEGAAASIASMSNGNGKVGQGNVGQAQQQQQQVQQQHAQHQQHPQQQQYQQHPQHPQQQRPQHPQQIQQQHMQRPQQGGPQQLTPEQVYQRQMQQQMQQRMQLQAQQAQQQRGIAPNNLPNAQTDGPSDDCWEAVMMRRNAEGQAVEMGRVEIDDHLHAQIAARAKQMEGGGLMLPLKQATKVRSLDNRRNRATGGPSQVDGGEDDMKDEDLDDDAINSDLDDSDDNKEDDDEDDDMGHMMLCMYDKVQRVKNKWKCTLKDGVLTVNGKEYVFHKATGEYEW from the exons ATGTCGAACGTTCACGTTGGCCAGGTTTACGAGGCTGTGATTCAGGGAGTCATCGACGCTGTGCGCGTTGATTTCGAGGAGAATGGTGTCGAGGATGGCGTGCTCGAGGACCTGAAGAAG AAATGGCAAATGAAGCTCTCGCAGCTCAACGTGGCCCAGTTTCCCTGGGACCCGAAGCCAGAGCAGCccgctcctccagctcaaccAGCCGCTCCCCCGGCTCCAGCGCCGCAAGCCGCTCCCCCACCGCAGGCGGCTTATACCCAGTCTACGTTGAGCCCTCAGACTTCAGCTCAACCTCTCTCGCTGCCAAATATCAACCAGCCTCATTCCAACGGGGTGCCCGTCAAGCAGGAGCCAGGGTTGGTCAGGTCTGAGCCGGTCGCTATCAAGCAGGAACCCGGCGCTGGCTCTCAACCCGTGCATCCTGGTTATCACAATGCCTCCCACCCTAGCCTGCCTACTGTCAACCCCAGCATAGCCGCTACCCGGGCTGTGCAGGCTTTGCAAAACAAGTACGGCGAGGGAGCTGCTGCCTCCATTGCCTCCATGTCCAACGGTAATGGTAAGGTCGGACAAGGGAACGTTGGCCaagcccaacagcagcaacagcaggtccagcaacaacatgctcaacaccaacaacaccctcagcagcagcagtatcagcaacacccacagcatcctcaacaacaacgcccccaacaccctcagcaGATTCAGCAACAGCACATGCAACGGCCACAGCAGGGTGGACCTCAGCAGCTGACCCCCGAGCAGGTGTATCAACGACAGATGCAGCAACAGATGCAGCAACGCATGCAGCTACAGGCTCAAcaggctcagcagcagcgtggGATTGCCCCCAACAACTTGCCTAATGCCCAGACTGATGGCCCTAGCGATGACTGCTGGGAGGCTGTCATGATGCGCCGCAACGCCGAAGGCCAGGCTGTCGAGATGGGCCGCGTCGAGATTGATGATCATCTTCACGCCCAGATCGCCGCCCGAGCCAAGCAGATGGAGGGCGGCGGCCTGATGCTTCCTCTGAAGCAGGCCACCAAGGTCCGCAGCCTTGACAATAGACGGAACCGCGCTACTGGGGGTCCTTCCcaggttgatggtggggaggatgacatgaaggatgaggatttGGATGACGATGCGATCAACTCTGACTTGGACGACTCCGACGACAacaaggaggacgacgatgaggatgatgacatGGGGCATATGATGCTTTGCATGTATGACAAGGTGCAGAGGGTGAAGAATAAGTG GAAGTGCACACTCAAGGATGGCGTCCTGACTGTGAACGGCAAGGAGTATGTCTTCCACAAGGCTACGGGGGAGTACGAGTGGTAA
- the slp1 gene encoding WD repeat-containing protein slp1 (EggNog:ENOG503NWFX; COG:D; COG:O), with protein MATATVSTPLKSHTGLFSSRTAGGRMPLTPSPRQRAIPINLNSSPFTPEKSSNERGASKPVYGGNLGARLARASSKSHHRDSPKSNIAAGVSTPRKALELGVSDFTLTGTGVPTKVSPKARKTTHVKQKSSKTTISYNADRFIPNRGASSAIANVGSGKLDLQEKQRSRTGHSEASSIVASAADDALVALEGLNIEEEEEESYSRPSPNSVAYQDSLADACGVNLNTRILQFKPAPPESSKPIDLRQQYNRPLKPANAPPQFRRRIATAPERVLDAPGLIDDYYLNLLDWSSGNQVAIGLERNVYVWSADEGAVSCLLETTPDTYVSSVKWSGDGAYVGVGLGTGEVQIWDVAEGVKIRSMHGHETRVGVMGWNKHLLSTGSRSGLVFNHDVRIAEHKVAELASHTSEVCGLEWRSDGAQLATGGNDNLVSIWDARSLAVPKFTKTNHKAAVKALAWCPWNMNLLATGGGSYDRHIHFWNTTSGARVNSIDTGSQVTSLRWSPHYREIVSSSGFPDNSLSIWSYPTLVRNVEIPAHESRVLHSCLSPDGQMLATAAADESLKFWKVFEKKVGAGAGVGSSGSSAKAGLSKQMTIR; from the coding sequence ATGGCTACCGCTACAGTATCAACTCCCCTCAAGTCCCACACGggtctcttctcctcccgcaCCGCCGGTGGTCGCATGCCGttgaccccctcccctcgtcAGCgtgccatccccatcaacctcaactcctcTCCATTCACCCCCGAGAAGTCGAGCAATGAGCGTGGCGCTTCCAAGCCAGTCTACGGCGGCAACCTTGGTGCTCGCCTTGCCAGAGCTTCAAGCAAGAGCCATCACCGTGACTCTCCCAAGTCCAACATTGCCGCTGGTGTCTCGACCCCTCGCAAGGCGCTCGAGCTTGGTGTTTCCGACTTCACCTTGACTGGTACTGGTGTCCCCACCAAGGTCTCTCCCAAGGCCAGGAAGACCACGCACGTCAAGCAAAAGTCATCCAAGACCACCATCTCCTACAACGCCGATCGCTTCATTCCCAACCGGGGAGCTAGCTCGGCCATCGCCAATGTCGGTTCGGGAAAGCTCGACCTCCAGGAGAAGCAGCGCTCGAGAACTGGCCATAGCGAGGCCTCTTCCATCGTTgcctctgctgctgatgatgctcTTGTTGCCCTCGAGGGTCTCAAcattgaagaggaggaagaggagtcCTATTCTCGCCCTTCGCCCAACAGCGTTGCCTATCAAGACTCTCTTGCCGATGCCTGTGGTGTCAACTTGAACACCCGTATCCTTCAGTTCAAGCCTGCCCCACCAGAGTCTTCAAAGCCTATTGATCTTCGTCAGCAATACAACCGGCCACTGAAACCCGCGAATGCCCCTCCTCAGTTCAGACGTCGCATTGCGACAGCCCCCGAGCGTGTTCTCGATGCCCCTGGTCTCATTGACGACTACTACCTCAACCTGCTCGACTGGAGCTCAGGAAACCAGGTCGCCATTGGCTTGGAGCGCAACGTATATGTCTGGTCGGCCGATGAGGGTGCCGTCAGCTGTCTCCTCGAAACCACCCCCGATACCTATGTTAGCAGTGTCAAGTGGTCCGGTGATGGTGCTTACGTCGGTGTCGGTCTCGGCACAGGCGAGGTTCAGATCTGGGATGTCGCTGAGGGTGTCAAGATCCGCAGCATGCACGGCCATGAGACTCGTGTTGGCGTCATGGGCTGGAACAAGCATCTTTTGTCTACTGGTTCCCGCAGCGGCCTGGTCTTCAACCATGATGTCCGTATCGCGGAGCACAAGGTTGCCGAGCTCGCCTCTCACACCTCTGAGGTTTGCGGCCTTGAGTGGCGCTCTGATGGTGCCCAGCTTGCTACCGGCGGCAATGACAATCTTGTCTCCATTTGGGATGCTCGCTCTCTCGCCGTTCCCAAGTTCACCAAGACCAACCACAAGGCCGCCGTCAAGGCTCTTGCCTGGTGCCCATGGAACATGAACCTCCTTGCTACCGGTGGCGGCTCGTACGATCGCCACATCCACTTCTGGAACACCACTTCCGGTGCCCGCGTCAACAGCATCGACACCGGCTCTCAGGTCACCAGCCTCCGGTGGAGCCCTCACTACCGCGAGATCGTCAGCTCAAGCGGTTTCCCCGACAACTCTCTCAGCATCTGGAGCTACCCTACCCTCGTCCGCAACGTCGAGATTCCCGCCCACGAAAGCAGAGTCCTCCACAGCTGCCTCAGCCCTGATGGTCAGATGCTGGCCACCGCTGCTGCCGATGAGAGCTTGAAGTTCTGGAAggtgtttgagaagaaggtcggtgctggtgctggtgtgggAAGCTCTGGGTCGTCGGCCAAGGCTGGGCTCAGCAAGCAGATGACGATCCGCTAA
- a CDS encoding hypothetical protein (EggNog:ENOG503NUIY; COG:D; COG:Z), producing MAQQQHQQPSTPAGTGNSIFGGPAHLQQPAGLLAQSSFSSVSTALTPASAASSNNTYIMPNSPLKHRAAMDGYRPKVTRTLGQRPACLVNASVTYCGNNQIYAFGGFDQYTDEVYNHVLRLDLVSHQWNLVDNYGDIPGVRMGHTATLYKGDKLLVFGGENEHRTYLSDLIIFDLKTAHWTQPQVTGPIPKGRARHAAVLHEDKLFIVGGITGHDNYVLDDICYLDLKTFTWSKSWRFVGRFDHSAYIWSDRVWVFGGLSEDMDKVSDLWWLDLKGNPAFESPPHIGTLDRSGLSRSAASPRPSYPSVQSTAVGSSGYAANSRTAQVNPPSFHLKTYAPQAPGAISALKFVSGPNVPSQMQGIHFHVYSSGTLLDFVTPAATITSKECSLSALDLAALRWQKLAEGREIFKPGYRWHYCTMNEDGTKAWLLGCPTDPGAIDLGANGLEEYLSDIMEIDLRRYGFLGNNMAPEPRTARPSSRTRHVETPSKGLGDDLAKLFNQPPESGSGTDFIVTALSRDFDEEEVMGSALVHAQVDSVGDTDPDQTWLSPDTPTSPPIHVHRLILQARWPHFARLWSSQMAEFHTKKMHIPEPYSVVKAFLYYLYTDRIDPPDQNGNETTADLADVAGLLVMSNIYNIPHLRLLCVNRLSKELDVDHACIIWYCAGLSNEEWLRKRAANFCMTHWGRIVRTVGFQRLPRNALVELSQEVDSEGRVVAGEELDMMQVGFGVGGIDRGPGEEG from the exons ATggcgcaacaacaacatcagcaacctTCAACGCCCGCCGGCACCGGTAATTCCATCTTTGGCGGGCCCGCTCACCTCCAACAGCCCGCCGGCCTCCTCGCTCAGTCTTCGTTCTCGTCCGTCTCGACAGCACTCACACCTGCTTCGGCCGCATCGTCGAACAATACCTACATCATGCCGAACTCGCCGCTCAAGCACCGCGCCGCCATGGACGGCTACCGTCCCAAAGTCACACGCACTCTCGGCCAGCGCCCAGCCTGTCTCGTCAATGCCTCAGTGACATATTGTGGTAACAACCAGATTTATGCCTTCGGAGGCTTTGACCAGTACACCGACGAGGTTTACAATCATGTGTTGCGACTGGATCTTGTCAGCCACCAGTGGAACCTGGTCGATAACTACGGGGACATCCCCGGTGTTCGGATGG GCCACACGGCGACGCTGTACAAGGGGGACAAGCTGTTGGTTTTTGGAGGCGAGAACGAACATCGAACTTATCTTTCGGATCTTATCATCTTTGACTTGAAGACTGCCCACTGGACACAGCCACAAGTGACGGGACCTATTCCAAAAGGCCGCGCTCGCCATGCTGCTGTGCTACATGAGGACAAGCTCTTTATCGTGGGTGGTATAACAGGCCATGACAACTATGTGTTGGACGACATATGTTATTTGGATCTTAAGACCTTCACCTGGTCCAAGTCGTGGCGTTTTGTTGGGCGGTTCGATCACTCTGCATACATTTGGAGTGACAGGGTCTGGGTGTTTGGTGGCTTGAGTGAAGATATGGACAAGGTTAGTGACCTGTGGTGGCTGGATCTCAAGGGCAACCCAGCGTTTGAGTCTCCTCCACATATTGGCACCCTCGATCGATCCGGTTTATCTCGAAGTGCGGCATCACCACGGCCATCGTATCCTTCCGTCCAGTCTACAGCTGTGGGCTCTTCCGGTTATGCTGCCAACTCTAGGACTGCACAGGTCAACCCACCGTCATTCCACCTGAAGACATATGCGCCACAAGCACCCGGGGCCATTTCTGCGCTCAAGTTTGTCAGCGGCCCTAATGTCCCATCTCAGATGCAAGGCATCCATTTCCATGTCTACTCTTCAGGAACACTCCTGGACTTTGTAACACCAGCAGCTACGATTACATCAAAAGAATGCTCATTATCAGCCTTAGATTTGGCAGCCTTACGGTGGCAGAAGCTTGCAGAAGGTCGAGAGATATTCAAGCCAGGCTATCGGTGGCATTACTGCACTATGAATGAAGATGGCACGAAAGCATGGCTGCTCGGCTGCCCTACCGATCCAGGGGCTATTGATCTCGGGGCTAATGGCCTGGAGGAGTATCTTTCGGATATTATGGAAATTGATCTGCGGCGCTACGGGTTCCTAGGAAACAACATGGCTCCAGAGCCTCGCACCGCCCGCCCGTCCTCCCGCACCCGGCACGTCGAAACACCTTCCAAGGGCCTTGGTGATGATCTGGCGAAGCTCTTCAACCAGCCCCCAGAATCAGGCAGCGGCACGGATTTCATCGTCACCGCGCTCTCGAGGgactttgacgaggaagaggttaTGGGCTCGGCACTCGTCCACGCCCAAGTAGACTCTGTCGGCGACACGGACCCCGACCAGACCTGGCTGTCACCAGACACGCCTACCTCCCCACCCATCCACGTTCATCGGCTCATCCTCCAAGCCCGTTGGCCGCACTTTGCCCGGTTGTGGTCTTCTCAGATGGCCGAGTTTCACACCAAAAAAATGCACATTCCTGAACCATACTCTGTCGTCAAAGCATTCTTGTACTACCTCTACACTGACCGGATCGATCCGCCTGATCAAAACGGCAACGAAACCACTGCCGACTTGGCTGATGTAGCGGGCTTGTTGGTCATGTCGAATATTTACAACATTCCTCACTTGAGACTGTTGTGCGTGAATAGATTGTCAAAGGAACTGGATGTGGATCATGCGTGCATTATCTGGTATTGCGCGGGGTTGTCGAACGAGGAGTGGTTGAGGAAGCGGGCAGCGAACTTTTGCATGACGCACTGGGGGAGGATCGTGAGGACGGTTGGGTTTCAGCGGTTGCCGAGGAATGCGCTGGTGGAGCTGAGCCAGGAGGTGGATagtgaggggagggtggtggcgggcGAGGAACTGGATATGATGcaggttgggtttggggttggcggaATTGATAGGGGgcctggggaggaaggatag
- a CDS encoding hypothetical protein (COG:D; EggNog:ENOG503NWUS) yields MASRNRPRPIRRPLINKDAGGFDQCWATLQSAMTDIHNKNASKLSFENLYRASYKITLVKRGEELFEKVKEFETEWFHKHIIPGVDELVRNNLPSIALIQLATSSSHERREAGERLLRGIRKIWEDHNTSMNLIADMLMYLERSCVETKQASVYATTIGLFRDHILKYGLKDVDGSDQPFIIMDVVIAVVLDLINMDRDGDIVDRNLLRDITGMLEQLYETDEEKENEKLYTTIFEPRFLAASEVFYKAECEKLLRESDAGSWLRHTRRRLLEEEERCVTSISNSTKDNIAAVLEKELILAKMDEFLAMEGSGLKAMVDNDREEDLGILYQLISRIDKSKNTLKTSLMGRVMELGLEIEQTLKNTDFSAPAAAGAAGEGEEGAEGADKPKALSPVAQQTAAAIKWVDDVLKLKGKFDSMLENCFSNDLIIQSAITKSFADFINMFDRGAEFVSLFIDDSLKRGLKGKSDEDAEVVLQKAIILVRYLSDRDLFERYYQKHLGRRLLHNKSEIHIEKELVRRMRAELGNHFTAKFEGMFKDMELSKDLSTNYKDHIRNLGDDDRKSTELAIHVLTTNFWPTDVMGRGVLQDGDASRSDCIFPPSIKRLQESFYKFYCQDRSGRVLTWVPSTGSADIKCFFPKVPGKESGPLSKDRRYELNVSTYGMVVLMLFNDLANDESLSFEEIQLKTNIPIPDLTKTLTSLSVPPKFRVLAKEPLTKSVKPTDKFSFNAQFVSKQIKIRVPVISSTSKVEGTEERKETERKNDQTRAHVVDAAIVRIMKQRKELSHTQLTTEVISQLSGRFKPEISLIKKRIEDLLAREYLERMEGDTAAYRYLA; encoded by the exons ATGGCTTCCAGGAATAGGCCGAGGCCAATACGAAGG CCCCTGATCAACAAGGACGCCGGTGGGTTTGATCAATGCTGGGCAACCCTCCAGAGTGCCATGACCGACATACACAACAAAAATGCGAGCAAGCTTTCCTTCGAAAACCTCTACCGAGCCTCATACAAGATCACACTGGTCAAGCGCGGCGAGGAGCTCTTTGAAAAGGTTAAAGAATTCGAGACGGAATGGTTCCACAAGCACATCATTCCCGGTGTCGACGAGCTGGTTAGGAACAATTTACCGAGCATCGCCTTGATACAATTGGCGACGTCAAGCTCCCACGAACGCCGCGAGGCTGGTGAGAGACTTCTTCGCGGAATTCGCAAGATTTGGGAGGACCATAACACATCAATGAACCTGATCGCGGATATGCTGATGTACCTGGAGAGGTCCTGTGTGGAAACCAAGCAAGCATCAGTATACGCAACAACGATCGGCCTTTTCCGAGATCATATCCTCAAGTATGGCCTAAAGGATGTTGACGGGTCGGATCAGCCATTCATCATTATGGACGTGGTCATTGCTGTCGTTCTCGACCTCATCAATATGGATAGAGATGGGGATATCGTCGACCGCAACCTTCTGCGTGACATAACCGGCATGCTAGAGCAGTTGTATGAGACGgacgaagagaaggaaaacgAGAAGCTGTACACGACAATATTCGAGCCACGCTTCCTTGCCGCCAGCGAGGTCTTCTACAAAGCCGAATGTGAGAAGTTGCTCCGAGAGTCCGACGCCGGTTCGTGGTTGCGCCACACACGACGACGCCTGctcgaagaggaagagaggtgTGTTACTTCGATTTCGAATTCCACAAAAGACAATATCGCAGCGGTCTTGGAAAAAGAGTTGATACTGGCCAAGATGGATGAATTCCTGGCGATGGAAGGGAGCGGGTTGAAGGCGATGGTGGACAATGACCGAGAAGAAGACCTTGGAATCCTGTATCAGCTGATTTCAAGGATCGACAAATCGAAGAATACCCTCAAAACGAGTTTGATGGGCCGGGTCATGGAACTGGGCCTTGAAATTGAGCAGACACTCAAGAACACAGACTTCTCTGCACCAGCAGCggccggtgctgctggggagggcgaggagggggccgagggggCCGACAAACCCAAGGCTTTGAGTCCAGTCGCACAGCAAACAGCCGCTGCCATCAAATGGGTTGACGACgtcctcaagctcaagggcAAGTTTGACTCAATGCTGGAAAATTGTTTCAGCAACGATCTTATCATCCAGTCGGCTATTACGAAGAGCTTTGCAGACTTCATCAACATGTTTGATCGAGGTGCCGAGTTTGTTTCGCTGTTCATTGACGATAGTCTCAAACGAGGATTGAAAGGCAAATCTGACGAGGATGCGGAGGTTGTTCTACAAAAGGCCATTATTCTGGTCAGGTATCTTTCGGACCGTGACTTATTCGAGCGCTACTATCAAAAGCACCTAGGTCGCAGGTTACTGCACAACAAATCCGAAATCCACATCGAAAAGGAGCTCGTCCGACGAATGCGGGCTGAGTTGGGCAATCATTTCACTGCCAAATTCGAAGGCATGTTCAAGGACATGGAGCTCTCCAAAGATCTGTCAACCAACTACAAGGACCACATTCGCAATCTTGGGGACGATGATAGGAAGTCTACTGAACTTGCTATTCATGTTCTCACCACAAACTTCTGGCCTACTGATGTCATGGGGCGCGGTGTCCTCCAAGATGGCGATGCATCGCGGTCGGACTGTATCTTCCCACCATCTATCAAACGACTGCAAGAGAGTTTCTACAAATTCTACTGCCAGGATCGCAGCGGGAGAGTTCTCACCTGGGTACCTTCCACCGGCAGCGCAGACATCAAATGTTTCTTTCCCAAGGTTCCTGGCAAAGAGTCCGGGCCGTTGAGCAAAGACAGGCGCTATGAGCTTAATGTCTCCACTTACGGAATGGTTGTTCTCATGCTTTTCAACGATCTGGCCAATGACGAGAGTCTCAGCTTCGAAGAGATCCAGCTGAAGACGAACATTCCCATCCCGGATCTGACCAAAACCTTGACTTCACTCTCGGTTCCGCCAAAATTCAGGGTTCTCGCCAAGGAGCCTCTGACAAAGTCCGTGAAGCCCACAGACAAGTTTTCTTTCAATGCTCAGTTCGTCAGCAAGCAAATCAAGATCAGGGTGCCTGTTATCAGCAGCACATCCAAGGTTGAGGGCACGGAGGAGCGCAAGGAGACGGAGAGGAAGAACGATCAGACGCGGGCTCACGTTGTGGATGCTGCTATTGTCAGAATCATGAA ACAACGCAAGGAGCTCAGCCATACTCAGCTCACAACCGAGGTCATCAGCCAGCTCTCTGGTCGGTTCAAACCTGAGATTTCTCTCATTAAGAAGCGGATCGAGGACTTGCTTGCGCGAGAATACTTGGAGCGGATGGAGGGCGATACGGCTGCCTATCGCTATCTGGCGTGA
- a CDS encoding hypothetical protein (BUSCO:EOG092658X5; COG:S; EggNog:ENOG503P5EI): protein MASKRLLTTSISTLTRLTTQPISRSALPRQLLNSQLQPLRFAHNIPRPRASPIPSTPSSSTPSTPSTTPPSSPSTKPPQPSYELTFTCVPCNTRSRHTVSKQGYHHGSVLIACPGCKNRHVISDHLKIFGDKALTVEDILKSKGELVKKGTLGEDGDLEFWEDGSTTVRDHEALAKEAEERERRKKEVEEREREMVAGSTFTSVKSEGKE from the coding sequence ATGGCCTCCAAAcgcctcctcaccacctcgatatccaccctcacccgactcaccacccaaccaatATCACGATCAGCACTcccccgccagctcctcaatTCTCAATTACAACCCCTCCGTTTCGCCCACAACATCCCCCGACCACGAGCCAGTCCCAtaccatccaccccctcctcctcgaccccatcaacaccctccacaacccccccatcctccccctcaaccaagccaccccaaccctcctACGAGTTAACCTTCACCTGCGTCCCCTGCAACACCCGCTCCCGCCACACAGTCTCCAAACAAGGCTACCACCACGGCTCCGTCCTCATCGCCTGCCCCGGCTGCAAAAACCGCCACGTCATCTCCGACCACCTCAAGATCTTCGGCGACAAGGCCCTCACTGTCGAGGACATCCTAAAGTCCAAAGGTGAGCTGGTAAAAAAGGGTACActgggcgaggatggcgaccTAGAGTTCTGGGAGGATGGCTCCACCACCGTGAGGGATCACGAAGCGCTCGCtaaggaggcggaggagagggaacggaggaaaaaggaggttgaagagagggaaagagagaTGGTGGCGGGGAGTACGTTTACGAGTGTTAAGTCGGAGGGCAAGGAATag